One genomic region from Drosophila busckii strain San Diego stock center, stock number 13000-0081.31 chromosome 3R, ASM1175060v1, whole genome shotgun sequence encodes:
- the LOC108604407 gene encoding calnexin isoform X2, with the protein MQQKFGSSRAALALLLLLAAATVAEPEIDDFDDGIVEDVQEEAGNTPAEELVYESPVIDKKKFHFADHFDDIEASRKVWTQSQAKKDDIAEEIAKYDGIWNWESPQRIVWAKDKGLVLKSKAKHAAISARLHKKFDFKSEKPLVVQYEVTMQDGQECGGSYIKLLSAGKETEDLTKFNDKTPYTIMFGPDKCGNDVKMHFIFRHVNPINGTVTEKHANKPKNRLEEPFKDKLPHLYQLVVRPDNSFEVRVDHKIINEGSLLTDFKPPVNPPAEIDDPTDQKPADWDDREKIPDPSAVKPEDWDDDAVPQIPDVTAAMPNGWLEDEPDMIPDPTASKPEDWDTEIDGEWEAPLVDNPVCEKAAGCGKWKTPLIPNPEYKGKWRAPMIENPNYQGKWSPRKIANPDFFEDLMPFKMTPITAVGLELWSMSSDLLFDNLIITDDVDVARDFAANSFDIKRRYIASESKTWWHRLMRRMNYKPGWWALYFLYLLIPASCYVYYLLRRAKEDSAATAAAAQAKKTDAVQPDDEDEAAAEDKESEDDTSAAAGDSSSDSKQSTKQKKSDLDIKEQLEENADEPTQTEEATAKSSRKRNVRKD; encoded by the exons atgcagcaaaaatttgGCAGCAGCCGCGCAGCGCTGgcactactactactacttgcagctgcaaccgTCGCCGAGCCAGAGATTGATGACTTCGACGATGGAATCGTGGAAGATGTGCAG GAGGAAGCTGGCAACACACCCGCCGAAGAACTGGTTTATGAGAGTCCCGTTATCGATAAAAAGAAATTCCACTTTGCTGACCATTTTGATGATATCGAAGCATCACGCAAAGTCTGGACCCAATCTCAAGCCAAAAAGGATGACATTGCTGAAGAAATTGCCAAATATGATGGCATTTGGAATTGGGAGTCGCCTCAGCGTATTGTTTGGGCCAAGGATAAGGGCCTGGTGCTCAAGTCTAAGGCCAAGCACGCTGCCATCTCAGCGCGCCTGCACAAGAAGTTTGATTTTAAGTCTGAGAAGCCACTAGTCGTGCAGTATGAGGTTACAATGCAG GACGGTCAAGAGTGCGGTGGTTCATACATCAAGCTATTGTCAGCCGGTAAGGAAACCGAAGATCTGACCAAG TTCAATGACAAGACACCCTACACCATTATGTTTGGACCGGACAAGTGCGGCAACGATGTGAAAATGCACTTCATATTCCGACATGTCAATCCAATTAACGGCACCGTCACCGAGAAGCATGCAAACAAACCAAA gaaTCGCTTGGAGGAACCATTCAAGGACAAGCTACCACATTTGTATCAGCTGGTGGTGCGACCGGATAACAGCTTTGAAGTACGCGTGGATCACAAGATTATAAATGAGGGCTCTCTGCTTACTGACTTTAAACCACCTGTAAATCCACCAGCTGAGATTGATGATCCCACTGATCAAAAGCCCGCTGACTGGGATGATCGTGAGAAGATTCCAGATCCCTCAGCTGTTAAGCCCGAGGACTGGGATGATGATGCAGTGCCACAGATACCCGATGTTACTGCTGCTATGCCCAATGGTTGGCTAGAAGATGAGCCCGATATGATTCCAGATCCCACAGCCAGCAAGCCCGAAGATTGGGATACTGAAATCGATGGCGAATGGGAGGCGCCACTGGTCGACAATCCTGTATGCGAGAAGGCTGCTGGATGTGGCAAGTGGAAGACACCACTCATACCCAATCCAGAATACAAGGGTAAATGGCGTGCACCAATGATTGAGAATCCCAACTATCAAGGCAAGTGGTCACCACGCAAGATAGCCAACCCAGACTTCTTTGAGGACCTTATGCCATTCAAAATGACGCCAATT ACTGCTGTGGGCTTGGAGTTGTGGTCTATGTCTAGTGACTTGCTCTTTGACAATCTTATCATCACCGATGATGTGGATGTGGCACGTGACTTTGCTGCCAACAGTTTTGATATTAAGCGTCGTTACATTGCCAGCGAGTCG AAAACATGGTGGCATCGTCTGATGCGGCGCATGAACTATAAGCCCGGCTGGTGGGCTTTGTATTTCCTCTACTTGCTGATACCCGCCAGCTGCTATGTATACTATTTGCTCCGACGCGCCAAAGAG GACTCAGCAGCCACGGCTGCGGCTGCACAGGCCAAGAAGACGGATGCAGTACAGCCTGATGATGAAGATGAGGCTGCTGCCGAAGATAAGGAAAGTGAAGACGAtacaagtgcagcagctggtgacagcagcagcgacagcaagcAGTCTACCAAACAGAAAAAGTCTGATTTAGATATTAAAGAACAGCTCGAAGAAAATGCTGACGAGCCCACACAGACTGAG GAAGCCACAGCGAAGTCAAGTCGCAAGCGCAATGTGCGTAAGGATTAG
- the LOC108604407 gene encoding calnexin isoform X1, with amino-acid sequence MQQKFGSSRAALALLLLLAAATVAEPEIDDFDDGIVEDVQEEAGNTPAEELVYESPVIDKKKFHFADHFDDIEASRKVWTQSQAKKDDIAEEIAKYDGIWNWESPQRIVWAKDKGLVLKSKAKHAAISARLHKKFDFKSEKPLVVQYEVTMQDGQECGGSYIKLLSAGKETEDLTKFNDKTPYTIMFGPDKCGNDVKMHFIFRHVNPINGTVTEKHANKPKNRLEEPFKDKLPHLYQLVVRPDNSFEVRVDHKIINEGSLLTDFKPPVNPPAEIDDPTDQKPADWDDREKIPDPSAVKPEDWDDDAVPQIPDVTAAMPNGWLEDEPDMIPDPTASKPEDWDTEIDGEWEAPLVDNPVCEKAAGCGKWKTPLIPNPEYKGKWRAPMIENPNYQGKWSPRKIANPDFFEDLMPFKMTPITAVGLELWSMSSDLLFDNLIITDDVDVARDFAANSFDIKRRYIASESDSFVNKLLEFAKSNPQAWTIGLVAFASLTVIGFYYRFAKAKKQDSAATAAAAQAKKTDAVQPDDEDEAAAEDKESEDDTSAAAGDSSSDSKQSTKQKKSDLDIKEQLEENADEPTQTEEATAKSSRKRNVRKD; translated from the exons atgcagcaaaaatttgGCAGCAGCCGCGCAGCGCTGgcactactactactacttgcagctgcaaccgTCGCCGAGCCAGAGATTGATGACTTCGACGATGGAATCGTGGAAGATGTGCAG GAGGAAGCTGGCAACACACCCGCCGAAGAACTGGTTTATGAGAGTCCCGTTATCGATAAAAAGAAATTCCACTTTGCTGACCATTTTGATGATATCGAAGCATCACGCAAAGTCTGGACCCAATCTCAAGCCAAAAAGGATGACATTGCTGAAGAAATTGCCAAATATGATGGCATTTGGAATTGGGAGTCGCCTCAGCGTATTGTTTGGGCCAAGGATAAGGGCCTGGTGCTCAAGTCTAAGGCCAAGCACGCTGCCATCTCAGCGCGCCTGCACAAGAAGTTTGATTTTAAGTCTGAGAAGCCACTAGTCGTGCAGTATGAGGTTACAATGCAG GACGGTCAAGAGTGCGGTGGTTCATACATCAAGCTATTGTCAGCCGGTAAGGAAACCGAAGATCTGACCAAG TTCAATGACAAGACACCCTACACCATTATGTTTGGACCGGACAAGTGCGGCAACGATGTGAAAATGCACTTCATATTCCGACATGTCAATCCAATTAACGGCACCGTCACCGAGAAGCATGCAAACAAACCAAA gaaTCGCTTGGAGGAACCATTCAAGGACAAGCTACCACATTTGTATCAGCTGGTGGTGCGACCGGATAACAGCTTTGAAGTACGCGTGGATCACAAGATTATAAATGAGGGCTCTCTGCTTACTGACTTTAAACCACCTGTAAATCCACCAGCTGAGATTGATGATCCCACTGATCAAAAGCCCGCTGACTGGGATGATCGTGAGAAGATTCCAGATCCCTCAGCTGTTAAGCCCGAGGACTGGGATGATGATGCAGTGCCACAGATACCCGATGTTACTGCTGCTATGCCCAATGGTTGGCTAGAAGATGAGCCCGATATGATTCCAGATCCCACAGCCAGCAAGCCCGAAGATTGGGATACTGAAATCGATGGCGAATGGGAGGCGCCACTGGTCGACAATCCTGTATGCGAGAAGGCTGCTGGATGTGGCAAGTGGAAGACACCACTCATACCCAATCCAGAATACAAGGGTAAATGGCGTGCACCAATGATTGAGAATCCCAACTATCAAGGCAAGTGGTCACCACGCAAGATAGCCAACCCAGACTTCTTTGAGGACCTTATGCCATTCAAAATGACGCCAATT ACTGCTGTGGGCTTGGAGTTGTGGTCTATGTCTAGTGACTTGCTCTTTGACAATCTTATCATCACCGATGATGTGGATGTGGCACGTGACTTTGCTGCCAACAGTTTTGATATTAAGCGTCGTTACATTGCCAGCGAGTCG GATTCATTCGTCAATAAGTTGCTAGAGTTTGCCAAGTCCAATCCACAAGCCTGGACAATTGGCTTAGTAGCCTTTGCTTCGCTGACTGTCATTGGTTTCTACTATAGATTTGCTAAAGCTAAGAAACAG GACTCAGCAGCCACGGCTGCGGCTGCACAGGCCAAGAAGACGGATGCAGTACAGCCTGATGATGAAGATGAGGCTGCTGCCGAAGATAAGGAAAGTGAAGACGAtacaagtgcagcagctggtgacagcagcagcgacagcaagcAGTCTACCAAACAGAAAAAGTCTGATTTAGATATTAAAGAACAGCTCGAAGAAAATGCTGACGAGCCCACACAGACTGAG GAAGCCACAGCGAAGTCAAGTCGCAAGCGCAATGTGCGTAAGGATTAG